Proteins encoded within one genomic window of Salipaludibacillus agaradhaerens:
- a CDS encoding glycosyltransferase family 4 protein encodes MNIGLFTDTYHPQINGVVTSINLLEKELARRGHNVYIFTSTDPHADIKAEKGRVYRFSSLPFIFFKERRLAVAGLFKLARLVNRLDIDVIHTHTEFSLGLMGVFASRKYDLPIVHTYHTMYEDYLHYIGNGKFVKPSTVRKVSKFYCNKMDKTIVPSEKVQTVLENYGVNNDIKVIPTGTDFHQFKLKKQQLPEVDQLKEQLGIHEGPILLSVGRLSQEKNVETILQAMPAILNEHPAAKLVIVGDGPMKKQLTDLAHTLQIESSIVITGAVPWQEVNNYYQLGDLFISASTSETQGLTLSEAIASKTPVVAKADPSLDALVTDGESGFVYQTNEGLADAVIHALSDEVYLKRMAVTAFERSQCLSVANFGNNILDVYREVVTAKNQLYKQSSRLTGHRRWMRSLFMIGK; translated from the coding sequence ATGAATATTGGACTATTTACCGATACGTATCATCCACAAATCAATGGCGTTGTGACGTCAATTAATCTATTAGAAAAGGAATTGGCAAGACGTGGTCATAACGTATACATTTTTACATCAACTGACCCGCATGCCGACATAAAAGCAGAGAAAGGCAGAGTCTATCGTTTTTCAAGTTTGCCGTTCATCTTTTTCAAGGAAAGGCGGCTTGCCGTTGCCGGATTATTCAAGCTAGCAAGACTCGTGAATCGGCTCGACATTGATGTTATTCATACTCATACAGAATTTTCATTAGGCCTGATGGGGGTTTTTGCTTCTAGAAAATACGATTTACCAATCGTACACACCTATCACACGATGTATGAGGACTACTTGCATTATATTGGCAATGGGAAGTTCGTAAAGCCGTCCACAGTAAGGAAAGTAAGCAAATTTTATTGCAATAAGATGGACAAAACGATCGTTCCGTCCGAGAAAGTACAAACCGTTTTAGAAAATTATGGTGTCAACAACGACATTAAGGTCATACCCACAGGGACAGATTTTCATCAATTTAAACTAAAAAAGCAACAACTGCCCGAGGTAGATCAGTTAAAAGAGCAATTAGGTATCCATGAAGGCCCCATTTTATTATCTGTCGGCCGCTTATCTCAGGAGAAAAACGTCGAGACAATTTTGCAGGCAATGCCAGCAATTCTAAATGAACACCCTGCCGCTAAGCTTGTCATTGTTGGTGACGGACCGATGAAAAAGCAATTAACGGATCTTGCACACACCCTTCAAATTGAAAGCTCTATTGTCATTACTGGGGCTGTTCCATGGCAAGAAGTGAATAACTATTACCAACTAGGGGATTTGTTTATTAGTGCCTCCACATCCGAAACACAGGGACTGACCTTGTCAGAAGCCATCGCTTCGAAAACGCCGGTGGTGGCAAAGGCCGATCCCAGTCTAGACGCCTTAGTAACTGACGGAGAATCGGGATTTGTCTATCAAACAAACGAAGGTTTAGCCGATGCCGTCATTCATGCTCTATCTGATGAAGTTTATTTAAAAAGAATGGCTGTTACAGCATTTGAAAGAAGTCAATGTTTATCTGTCGCCAACTTCGGCAACAACATCTTGGACGTGTACCGGGAAGTCGTGACAGCAAAAAACCAACTGTATAAACAGTCATCAAGACTAACGGGACACAGACGTTGGATGCGCTCTCTGTTTATGATCGGAAAATAA
- a CDS encoding response regulator transcription factor produces MATILIVEDNEDLRTFVSDHITKFGYDSYLVTDFKEVLGDFLKVTPDLVLLDINLPYYDGFYWCRQIRKHSNCPIIFISARESTMDQVMAIEHGADDYITKPFSFEIVTAKIKSQLRRTLGEYAELQGGKVINLHGLKYYPEKLELVFQDHIQELSKKEAAMIELLLERGERVTSRDRLMEKMWDTDLFVDENTLNVYISRLRKLLKEMGIHDAIETVRGAGYRLKKTWD; encoded by the coding sequence ATGGCAACGATATTAATTGTAGAAGATAATGAGGATTTGAGAACGTTTGTGTCGGATCATATAACGAAATTTGGCTATGATAGCTATTTAGTAACGGATTTTAAAGAGGTATTGGGTGACTTCTTGAAGGTCACTCCGGATCTTGTGTTGCTCGATATTAACCTACCCTATTATGATGGTTTTTATTGGTGTAGACAAATTCGGAAACATTCCAATTGCCCGATTATCTTTATCTCTGCTCGAGAAAGTACGATGGATCAAGTTATGGCGATTGAACATGGAGCAGATGACTACATCACAAAACCATTTTCTTTTGAAATTGTCACAGCCAAAATCAAAAGTCAGCTCCGTCGAACATTAGGTGAGTATGCAGAACTCCAAGGTGGAAAAGTGATTAACTTGCATGGATTGAAATATTACCCCGAAAAGCTAGAGCTCGTGTTTCAAGATCACATTCAGGAGCTGTCGAAGAAAGAGGCAGCCATGATTGAATTACTGCTAGAGCGAGGAGAGCGAGTAACAAGTCGTGATCGGTTAATGGAGAAGATGTGGGACACGGACTTATTTGTTGATGAAAACACCTTAAACGTCTACATTTCAAGACTTCGCAAGCTGCTTAAGGAAATGGGCATTCATGATGCGATTGAAACGGTCCGCGGGGCAGGATACCGTTTAAAGAAAACATGGGATTGA
- a CDS encoding aspartyl-phosphate phosphatase Spo0E family protein yields MTKLHVLKKGIEYKRKEMVASGLANGFTNHMTLKHSHELDKLILEYQKRINTDKKP; encoded by the coding sequence ATGACGAAACTTCACGTATTAAAAAAAGGGATTGAATATAAAAGAAAAGAAATGGTTGCGTCAGGACTAGCCAATGGTTTTACCAATCATATGACGTTAAAACACAGTCATGAATTAGATAAACTTATCCTCGAATACCAAAAAAGGATAAATACAGATAAAAAACCGTAA
- a CDS encoding DNA ligase D encodes MIPMRLTPATQLPEGDDWQYEVKYDGFRCLLLIDTNSVQLLSKTGKVLNPAFPEIEAFIQQLTNALQPYVPLQLDGELVHLVNSYKSHFSTVQKRSRMKKVTAIEQLATTLPCHLVVFDLLKINGTSLLTIPLQQRQKQLSLLFKTLDLPLSVIPEDSRYLQYINPSTSMDRLWDKIVQFNGEGLIAKKAASSYKEGVRSKQWLKKKFWRLINVILLEYNELNGYFQGAVYREDTLTPIVDVKHGFSDKERQTLISIFTQNGQRMTSTTWQLTPSICVSVGCIDFDGSHLREPRFSSFLLEEHPDHCTWEQMQRQLYPLPSPVVITHRDKPIWPNCHMTKDDYLIFLQQVGPSMLPFLHNRLLTVIRYPHGVDGDAFYQKNIPDYAPDFVNTTQEDDITYITCNSMDTLLWLGNQLALEFHIPFQPYTERKPTEIVLDLDPPSVNHFPLAIEAAQRFRAIFNECHITSFIKTSGRKGLQLYIPLPKGRFSYDETRTVTSFLCHFLCEQDPSLFTTERLKKNRGERLYLDYLQHDAGKTLIAPYSPRGEKEGTVSVPLYWEEVNEDLSPSHFTVKNVADRLLQKGDPFRFMYETTNESALETLLSRLRE; translated from the coding sequence ATGATACCAATGCGTTTAACGCCTGCCACACAGTTACCTGAAGGTGATGATTGGCAGTATGAAGTGAAATATGATGGTTTTCGCTGTCTTCTTCTTATAGACACAAATAGCGTGCAATTATTAAGCAAAACTGGCAAGGTTTTAAACCCTGCCTTTCCCGAGATTGAAGCCTTTATCCAGCAGCTTACAAATGCTTTACAGCCGTATGTCCCCCTTCAACTTGATGGTGAATTAGTCCATTTAGTGAATAGCTATAAAAGTCATTTTTCTACCGTGCAAAAAAGGAGCAGAATGAAGAAAGTAACAGCGATTGAGCAATTAGCAACGACACTTCCTTGCCACCTTGTTGTGTTTGATTTACTAAAAATCAATGGGACATCTCTGTTAACAATACCTTTACAGCAACGACAGAAGCAATTATCTCTCTTGTTTAAGACACTCGACCTTCCATTATCCGTTATACCCGAAGACAGCCGTTACCTTCAGTACATTAATCCTTCTACGTCAATGGACCGTCTCTGGGACAAGATCGTTCAATTTAATGGAGAAGGGCTCATCGCTAAAAAGGCCGCATCGTCATACAAAGAAGGCGTCAGAAGTAAACAATGGTTAAAAAAGAAATTCTGGCGATTGATCAATGTGATCTTATTAGAGTATAACGAACTTAATGGTTATTTCCAGGGAGCAGTCTACAGGGAGGATACGTTAACCCCAATTGTTGATGTGAAACACGGCTTTAGTGATAAAGAGCGTCAAACACTTATATCCATTTTTACACAAAACGGACAACGGATGACTTCTACTACTTGGCAACTGACACCTTCGATTTGTGTAAGCGTTGGGTGCATTGATTTTGACGGTTCCCACTTGCGTGAGCCCCGTTTTTCATCGTTTCTATTAGAGGAACACCCTGATCACTGCACGTGGGAGCAGATGCAGAGACAACTTTATCCACTCCCCTCTCCTGTGGTGATCACACATCGTGACAAACCAATTTGGCCAAACTGTCACATGACAAAAGACGATTACCTGATCTTCTTACAACAAGTCGGCCCGTCCATGCTTCCTTTTCTGCACAACCGCTTGCTGACAGTTATCCGCTATCCACACGGTGTAGACGGTGACGCTTTTTATCAAAAAAACATTCCTGACTACGCCCCTGACTTCGTTAACACCACTCAAGAAGATGATATAACGTATATCACATGTAATAGCATGGACACCCTTCTTTGGTTAGGAAATCAGCTCGCTTTAGAATTTCACATTCCATTTCAGCCTTACACGGAACGTAAACCAACTGAAATCGTTTTGGACTTGGATCCACCTTCAGTTAACCATTTTCCGTTAGCCATTGAAGCCGCCCAACGCTTTAGAGCGATATTCAATGAGTGTCATATTACTTCCTTCATTAAGACATCTGGCCGAAAAGGGTTGCAACTGTATATTCCATTACCAAAGGGGAGGTTTTCATATGATGAGACTCGCACAGTCACCTCTTTCCTCTGTCATTTTCTATGTGAGCAGGACCCCTCCCTATTCACGACTGAGCGTTTGAAAAAGAACCGAGGCGAGCGCTTATACCTCGATTATTTACAGCATGATGCCGGAAAAACACTCATTGCCCCTTACTCACCAAGAGGTGAAAAAGAAGGAACGGTGTCTGTTCCACTCTATTGGGAAGAAGTTAATGAGGATCTTTCCCCCTCTCACTTTACCGTTAAGAACGTCGCTGATCGCCTTTTACAAAAGGGAGACCCTTTTAGATTTATGTATGAGACTACGAATGAATCTGCCCTTGAGACTCTTCTAAGCCGGTTAAGAGAGTAG
- the ku gene encoding non-homologous end joining protein Ku yields MHTMWKGTISFGLVNIPVKLHAATENKDIKLRQLHKECHTPISYEKVCSRCEKEVANEDIVKAYEYEKNKFVVLDDEDLQSLRKESEDKAVEIIDFVKLEEIDPIYFDKSYFLAPDTGGGKAYVLLRQSLEESGKIGVAKIIIRSKEQLAIVRVYQNTLVMETIHFPDEVRNAGEVAIPDNQQITKKELDTALMLIKQLTTPFDPEKYQDDYRNALLDVIEQKRAGEKTVETTGKPAPAASNVTDLMSALQASIDKNKKKTGKQGTTKKPSSQAGVKKKAQ; encoded by the coding sequence ATGCATACGATGTGGAAAGGAACGATCAGCTTTGGTTTAGTCAATATTCCAGTTAAGCTTCATGCTGCAACAGAAAATAAAGACATCAAATTAAGACAACTTCATAAAGAATGCCATACGCCGATTTCTTATGAAAAAGTATGTAGCAGATGTGAAAAGGAAGTGGCAAACGAGGATATTGTCAAAGCATACGAATATGAAAAAAACAAATTTGTTGTTCTTGATGATGAGGATTTACAAAGCTTACGGAAAGAAAGTGAAGATAAAGCAGTCGAGATTATCGATTTCGTTAAATTAGAAGAAATAGATCCTATTTATTTTGACAAAAGCTACTTTCTTGCACCGGATACCGGTGGGGGAAAAGCGTACGTGCTATTAAGGCAATCATTAGAAGAATCAGGAAAGATAGGTGTCGCTAAAATCATTATTCGGTCAAAAGAGCAATTGGCCATCGTCCGTGTTTATCAAAACACATTGGTGATGGAGACGATTCATTTTCCTGATGAAGTTCGTAATGCTGGAGAGGTCGCCATCCCTGACAATCAACAAATTACAAAAAAGGAACTGGATACAGCGCTCATGCTTATTAAGCAACTGACAACCCCATTTGACCCAGAAAAATATCAAGATGATTATCGCAACGCCTTGCTTGATGTGATTGAACAGAAACGGGCAGGAGAAAAGACGGTAGAGACCACTGGGAAGCCAGCACCAGCAGCATCAAATGTGACCGACCTCATGTCTGCATTACAGGCATCTATTGATAAAAACAAAAAGAAAACAGGGAAGCAAGGCACAACAAAGAAACCAAGTTCACAAGCAGGCGTGAAGAAAAAAGCCCAATGA
- a CDS encoding oxidoreductase: MNCEALFQPLQIRSLTLKNRVIMGSMHVGLEGLENGLEKLTAFYEKRATHDVGLIVTGGAAVNAVGSGGPDFMSIYDDDDIERWAHLTQAIHKVGGAIALQLFHAGRYAYKDVIGQSPVAPSPLKSPINPDTPEELSHEDIEQTISDFATGAWRAKEAGFDAVEIMGSEGYLINQFVSPVTNKRTDQWGGSLKKRLAFPTKIVTAVRDMVGAHYPVFFRLSGLDLIDNSTTEVETIQWAQAMEEAGADVLNVGIGWHESQVPTISMKVPRMHFLPVAERIAEAVSIPVVASNRINDPQDAAAIIQKGKIELISMARPFLADPALLSKAKIGRFSDINTCIACNQACLDHVFEGKTASCLVNPEAGRETELHMKPATKRKRLLIIGAGPAGLEAARVAAKRGHHVILADDKPYIGGQLNFAKLIPGKQEFNETLRYYKTQLDQLNVELHLNTHVDNNSPLLKDADEIIAATGIIPRKPHIKGIDDQPTPSYRDLFEGRIVPYHHVTIIGGGGIACDLALFLKDKGVETITLLQRSTKFARGTGKTTRWATLKELKQAGVNMIGGISTYDAMTADSITFTIENKQHTLSDTMIALAAGQLPNDGVSLQESSLEKPFYVIGGAKNAQGLDAKNAIYEGTLLGRSL; encoded by the coding sequence ATGAACTGTGAGGCGCTATTTCAACCGTTGCAAATTCGTTCTTTGACTTTAAAAAATCGTGTCATCATGGGATCGATGCATGTCGGTCTTGAAGGACTGGAGAATGGATTGGAAAAGTTAACAGCTTTCTACGAAAAGCGTGCTACCCATGACGTTGGCTTAATCGTGACAGGTGGCGCGGCAGTGAATGCTGTAGGAAGTGGAGGCCCTGATTTTATGTCTATCTATGATGACGATGATATTGAGCGATGGGCACACTTAACCCAAGCTATTCATAAAGTAGGTGGAGCGATCGCACTTCAATTATTTCACGCAGGTCGTTACGCCTATAAGGATGTAATAGGTCAATCACCTGTTGCCCCTTCCCCTCTCAAATCACCAATTAACCCTGACACCCCTGAAGAATTATCTCACGAGGACATCGAACAAACCATTAGTGACTTTGCTACTGGGGCTTGGCGTGCAAAAGAGGCTGGTTTTGATGCGGTGGAAATCATGGGCTCTGAAGGCTATTTAATCAATCAATTCGTTTCACCGGTGACAAATAAGCGCACGGATCAATGGGGAGGTTCCCTTAAAAAACGATTAGCATTTCCCACTAAAATCGTGACAGCTGTTCGCGATATGGTAGGGGCTCATTATCCGGTTTTTTTCCGATTGTCAGGACTTGATCTTATTGATAACAGCACAACAGAAGTAGAGACCATACAATGGGCGCAAGCGATGGAAGAAGCCGGTGCCGATGTGCTTAATGTGGGTATCGGTTGGCACGAATCGCAGGTTCCTACTATATCAATGAAAGTTCCAAGAATGCACTTCCTGCCAGTTGCTGAAAGGATTGCCGAGGCCGTATCCATTCCCGTTGTAGCTAGCAATCGAATTAACGATCCACAAGATGCTGCTGCTATTATTCAGAAAGGAAAAATAGAGCTTATTTCCATGGCTCGTCCTTTTCTTGCAGACCCTGCTCTCCTCTCCAAAGCTAAAATAGGACGTTTCAGTGATATTAATACATGTATCGCTTGTAATCAAGCCTGCCTCGATCATGTTTTTGAAGGCAAAACGGCCTCTTGCCTTGTCAACCCAGAAGCCGGCCGGGAGACGGAGCTGCATATGAAACCAGCGACTAAACGTAAGCGCCTTCTCATCATTGGCGCTGGGCCAGCAGGACTGGAGGCCGCACGGGTTGCTGCTAAACGAGGCCATCACGTGATTTTAGCTGATGACAAACCTTATATTGGGGGACAATTGAACTTTGCTAAGCTCATTCCTGGTAAGCAGGAATTTAACGAAACACTTCGTTATTACAAAACACAGCTGGACCAATTAAATGTTGAACTGCACCTTAACACTCACGTGGACAACAACTCACCTCTATTAAAGGACGCAGATGAGATCATCGCTGCCACCGGAATTATTCCTCGAAAACCACACATTAAAGGCATTGATGACCAGCCTACCCCTAGCTATAGAGATCTTTTTGAAGGTCGTATTGTCCCCTATCATCATGTCACCATTATTGGAGGTGGAGGTATTGCCTGTGACTTAGCTTTGTTCCTAAAAGATAAAGGTGTTGAAACAATTACTCTTCTACAGCGAAGTACTAAATTCGCTAGAGGTACCGGTAAAACAACGCGTTGGGCTACGTTAAAGGAGCTCAAACAAGCAGGTGTGAATATGATTGGCGGAATTTCAACGTATGATGCCATGACGGCCGACTCTATCACCTTTACTATAGAAAATAAACAACACACCTTATCCGATACGATGATCGCTCTAGCTGCTGGCCAGCTACCAAATGACGGAGTTTCTTTGCAAGAATCATCACTAGAGAAGCCTTTTTATGTGATTGGAGGTGCTAAAAATGCTCAAGGGCTTGATGCCAAAAATGCTATTTACGAAGGAACTCTTTTAGGGCGATCACTTTAG
- the pta gene encoding phosphate acetyltransferase: protein MSDMFTAIQEKVKKANPSIVFPEGTDERILEATVRLKKDGILNPVLIGNEDEIKAKAEVHNIDVSDLTIYDPETYPGFSDLVDAFVERRKGKNTKEEAEKILKTPNYFGTMLVYTDKASGLVSGAVHSTGDTVRPALQIIKTKADVKKTSGVFVMVKGEERYIFGDCAINIAPDSNDLAETAIEAAKTAKVFGIDPKVAMLSFSTKGSAVSPETEKVIEATALAKEKAPELTLDGEFQFDAAFVPTVAAKKAPDSPLNGQANTFIFPSLEAGNIGYKLAQRLGNFEAIGPILQGLNKPVNDLSRGCNTEDVYKLALITAMQGIN, encoded by the coding sequence GTGAGCGATATGTTTACAGCTATACAAGAAAAAGTAAAAAAAGCCAACCCTTCTATCGTATTTCCTGAGGGAACGGATGAGCGCATACTTGAAGCGACGGTGAGGTTGAAAAAGGATGGCATATTAAATCCTGTATTAATAGGAAATGAAGATGAGATAAAGGCGAAAGCTGAGGTACACAATATAGATGTCTCAGACTTAACGATTTATGATCCTGAAACATACCCAGGCTTTAGTGATTTAGTAGACGCTTTTGTGGAACGTAGAAAAGGAAAAAATACGAAAGAAGAAGCAGAAAAAATCTTAAAAACACCTAATTACTTTGGTACTATGCTCGTCTATACAGATAAGGCTTCTGGTCTTGTGAGCGGCGCAGTCCATTCAACAGGTGATACGGTGAGACCGGCTCTACAAATTATAAAAACGAAAGCTGACGTAAAAAAGACGTCAGGTGTGTTTGTCATGGTTAAAGGAGAAGAACGCTATATATTTGGCGACTGCGCCATTAATATTGCGCCTGATAGCAATGACTTAGCGGAAACGGCTATTGAAGCAGCTAAAACCGCTAAAGTGTTCGGAATTGACCCTAAAGTTGCGATGCTCAGTTTCTCGACAAAAGGTTCAGCGGTAAGTCCAGAAACAGAAAAAGTCATCGAGGCGACGGCGTTAGCTAAAGAAAAAGCGCCAGAACTTACATTAGATGGAGAGTTTCAGTTTGATGCAGCCTTTGTGCCAACTGTTGCGGCTAAGAAAGCGCCAGATTCTCCTTTAAATGGACAAGCAAATACATTTATATTCCCTAGTTTAGAAGCAGGTAATATTGGCTATAAGTTAGCACAACGCCTTGGGAATTTTGAAGCGATCGGACCAATTTTACAAGGCCTGAATAAGCCAGTAAATGATTTGTCCCGAGGTTGTAATACAGAAGATGTTTATAAGCTTGCACTCATCACAGCTATGCAAGGCATCAACTAA
- a CDS encoding glycosyltransferase family 4 protein, which translates to MLKLNMMSSAEKVKGQGVASAYKELTNLLANYEKTYYLTINKNTSADITHYHTVDFPFYLSTFGNKKRGTKVGYVHFVPETLEGSLKLPLGTKSLFSRYLISFYKRMDWLVVVNPLFIPKLEAYGIKKEKIKYIPNFVSNKTFHPIEKKDKIAKRKKYGIAENAFVVMGAGQVQHRKGILDFIKVADYLPDVHFIWAGGFSFGKITAGYKELKKIYDNPPANVTFTGIIDRSTMSDYYNLSDMLFLPSYNELFPMTILEAMSCGLPVLIRDLELYTVILDGYYLKGNSNKAFTAAIEQLKHDPSYYEQAQELATKGAAYYSEERLWKIWKDFYHEIAGIKENEKTSV; encoded by the coding sequence ATGCTAAAACTTAATATGATGTCATCAGCAGAAAAAGTAAAAGGTCAAGGAGTGGCTTCCGCCTACAAAGAACTTACTAATTTACTTGCCAATTATGAGAAGACTTATTACTTAACAATTAATAAGAATACCTCTGCAGATATTACCCATTATCATACAGTCGATTTCCCGTTTTACTTGTCTACGTTTGGGAACAAAAAGAGGGGAACGAAAGTGGGATATGTGCACTTTGTTCCAGAGACGTTAGAGGGTAGCTTGAAACTTCCTCTTGGAACAAAATCCTTATTTAGCCGATATTTAATATCATTTTACAAGCGGATGGATTGGCTGGTCGTCGTCAACCCCCTATTTATCCCGAAGCTTGAAGCGTACGGTATTAAAAAAGAAAAAATAAAATACATTCCTAATTTTGTCTCCAATAAAACGTTTCATCCCATTGAGAAAAAGGACAAAATAGCCAAACGTAAAAAGTACGGAATAGCAGAAAATGCCTTTGTCGTTATGGGAGCGGGACAAGTACAGCATCGAAAAGGCATACTGGATTTTATCAAAGTCGCTGATTATTTACCAGATGTTCACTTTATATGGGCAGGCGGGTTTTCTTTCGGAAAAATTACCGCGGGTTACAAGGAATTAAAGAAGATCTATGACAATCCTCCAGCTAATGTCACATTCACTGGCATCATCGACCGCTCAACCATGAGCGATTACTATAACTTGTCAGATATGCTATTTTTGCCGTCCTATAACGAGCTTTTTCCGATGACCATTCTTGAGGCAATGAGCTGCGGTCTTCCCGTTTTGATTAGAGATTTGGAATTATACACTGTCATATTAGACGGCTACTACCTTAAAGGTAATAGCAATAAAGCCTTTACTGCCGCTATTGAGCAATTAAAACATGATCCTTCCTATTATGAACAAGCACAGGAGCTTGCAACTAAAGGAGCCGCCTACTATTCCGAGGAGCGACTCTGGAAAATATGGAAAGACTTTTATCATGAGATAGCAGGAATCAAAGAAAATGAAAAAACGTCTGTTTAA
- a CDS encoding enoyl-CoA hydratase/isomerase family protein → METILYHIENGVATITLNRPEVKNALNETMHKELYHVWDQASTSDKVKVIVLTGAKNAFSSGADLKSIPTETLKNFNHSDYLKRTFNQLIPLIDNTDKPTIAYINGVAVGAGLSLTLACDFRFASADAKLALSFLKIGLAPDAGTSYYLPRILGLGKAIELGIGEPITAEEAHRIGLIYQIGEPYEFIEKIKQVPQPAYSAMTSMMKNGLNGSLQDVLDREAEYQYMAGKSQAHSDAINAFLKKSR, encoded by the coding sequence ATGGAAACCATTCTTTATCATATTGAAAATGGTGTCGCCACCATAACACTGAATAGACCAGAGGTAAAAAATGCTCTCAATGAAACAATGCATAAGGAGTTATATCATGTTTGGGACCAGGCAAGTACTAGTGATAAGGTAAAAGTCATCGTTCTTACTGGGGCCAAAAATGCTTTTTCAAGTGGTGCCGATTTAAAAAGTATCCCTACAGAAACACTAAAGAACTTTAATCACAGTGACTATCTGAAACGGACCTTTAATCAACTCATTCCTCTGATCGATAACACGGACAAACCAACGATAGCTTATATTAACGGTGTAGCCGTAGGTGCAGGACTTAGCCTTACTCTTGCATGTGATTTTAGATTTGCAAGCGCTGATGCTAAGCTAGCCCTTAGCTTTTTAAAGATAGGGCTCGCCCCCGATGCCGGCACCTCCTATTACCTTCCACGCATTCTCGGTCTAGGTAAAGCCATTGAACTTGGGATCGGGGAACCCATTACAGCTGAAGAAGCCCATCGGATTGGTCTTATCTATCAAATTGGTGAACCCTATGAGTTTATTGAGAAAATTAAACAAGTGCCACAACCTGCTTATAGTGCGATGACATCCATGATGAAAAATGGCCTTAATGGTTCCTTACAAGACGTGCTAGATCGTGAAGCAGAGTACCAGTACATGGCTGGAAAGTCTCAAGCCCATAGTGATGCCATTAACGCTTTTTTAAAGAAATCACGATAA
- a CDS encoding lysylphosphatidylglycerol synthase transmembrane domain-containing protein, with protein MKKRLFNIILIFTISIGFIAYHFRTVDTASVWEGLKNAHIGWLFGGMFAMFLYWLLEAFILHRISRKVTIHSTIGEAFRITLVGQFFNTITPLATGGQPAQLYILTKNGMDAGAASSVLLIKLIVYQGMLVVNSLIVLLFGYHYLLNGSLPKMSVLILMGFTLNTLFIVALIVVGKNKKIASLIVHFLLKPVSFFTKTETYSSLKNNVEQKMNLFHAESKRISVDLKLLLQCSVLTTLQLWLFFSIPYFVLQGVGAGPLDLLQIIAFHTFIIMFSSLIPIPGGSGGAELSFSLLFGLILDPTTLVLSLFLWRFITYYSCILFGSISLMVKKKEKAQDFGKTTRGVEMNPHR; from the coding sequence ATGAAAAAACGTCTGTTTAATATCATCCTTATCTTCACTATTAGTATTGGGTTTATTGCTTATCACTTTCGAACAGTTGACACTGCTTCCGTTTGGGAGGGATTAAAAAACGCCCATATCGGTTGGCTTTTTGGTGGTATGTTCGCTATGTTTTTGTATTGGCTGCTCGAGGCATTCATCCTCCATCGGATCTCAAGGAAAGTGACCATTCACTCAACTATCGGGGAAGCATTTAGAATCACTTTGGTAGGGCAATTTTTTAATACGATTACACCTCTTGCCACCGGCGGCCAACCGGCTCAACTGTATATACTGACGAAAAACGGAATGGATGCTGGTGCCGCAAGCTCTGTCCTTTTAATAAAACTCATTGTTTATCAAGGGATGCTCGTTGTAAATTCTCTTATCGTCTTGTTGTTCGGATACCACTATTTGCTTAACGGATCGCTTCCAAAAATGAGTGTGTTAATTTTGATGGGATTTACTCTTAACACGCTTTTTATTGTGGCTTTAATAGTGGTAGGAAAAAACAAGAAAATAGCTTCTTTAATCGTTCACTTTCTATTAAAACCCGTTTCTTTTTTCACAAAGACTGAAACATATTCATCATTGAAAAATAACGTTGAGCAAAAAATGAATTTATTTCATGCAGAAAGCAAACGAATAAGTGTTGATTTGAAATTGTTGTTACAATGCAGTGTACTAACAACATTGCAATTGTGGCTGTTTTTCAGTATTCCTTATTTTGTGCTACAAGGAGTCGGTGCGGGACCGCTTGACCTTTTACAAATTATTGCGTTTCACACCTTTATCATTATGTTTTCTTCGCTAATTCCGATACCTGGCGGGAGTGGCGGTGCTGAATTAAGCTTTTCACTGTTGTTTGGTCTGATCCTTGATCCCACAACACTTGTCTTAAGCCTGTTCTTATGGCGTTTTATCACGTATTACAGCTGTATTTTGTTCGGGTCCATTTCCTTGATGGTTAAAAAGAAGGAGAAAGCTCAAGACTTTGGAAAAACTACCAGGGGCGTTGAGATGAATCCTCATCGGTAG